From a single Glycine soja cultivar W05 chromosome 19, ASM419377v2, whole genome shotgun sequence genomic region:
- the LOC114400821 gene encoding shewanella-like protein phosphatase 2, with product MGSEEISTSLCEDIPNLLSSFVDTFVDFSVSGGLFLPPPPPPPPLPTRLPSPPRLVAIGDLHGDLEKSKEALRLAGLIDVADRYTGGSATVVQIGDVLDRGGDELKILYFLEKLKREAARRGGRIITMNGNHEIMNVEGDFRFATLPGVEEFRVWWEWFEIGNKMKTLCHGLENPKDPMEGIPSSFRGVREEFHDGFRARVAALRPNGPIAKRFLSQNVTVLVVGDSIFVHGGLLPQHTSYGLEKINEEVRDWVNGSTGRFSPDYCRGADGLVWVRKFSRGDEKECDCSALEHVLSTVPGVKRMVMGHTIQTVGINGVCDDKAIRIDVGLSKGCGDGLPEVLEISGSSGLRILTGNPLYQNKGNVDVGKEQGLGEHGGPRQVEVKA from the coding sequence ATGGGAAGTGAAGAGATCTCAACCTCGCTCTGCGAAGACATTCCCAATCTCCTCTCATCATTCGTCGACACCTTCGTCGATTTCTCAGTCAGCGGCGGTCTCTTCctgccgccgccgccgccaccTCCGCCGCTCCCAACGCGCCTCCCCTCACCGCCGCGCCTGGTGGCAATCGGCGACCTCCATGGCGATCTCGAGAAGTCGAAGGAGGCGCTGCGCCTCGCTGGCCTCATCGACGTCGCGGACCGCTACACCGGCGGCTCCGCCACGGTGGTCCAGATTGGTGATGTGCTCGACCGCGGCGGCGACGAGCTCAAGATCCTCTACTTCCTCGAGAAGCTGAAGCGCGAGGCGGCGCGGCGCGGTGGCCGGATCATCACCATGAACGGCAACCACGAGATCATGAACGTCGAGGGCGATTTCCGCTTCGCCACACTACCCGGGGTGGAGGAATTTAGAGTTTGGTGGGAATGGTTCGAAATCGGGAACAAAATGAAAACCCTCTGTCACGGTTTGGAAAACCCTAAAGACCCAATGGAAGGTATTCCCTCTTCCTTCCGCGGCGTGAGGGAAGAGTTCCACGACGGGTTTCGGGCCCGGGTCGCGGCGCTGCGGCCCAACGGCCCAATTGCGAAAAGGTTCTTGTCACAAAACGTCACCGTTTTGGTCGTTGGGGATTCAATTTTCGTGCACGGGGGTTTGCTGCCACAGCACACTTCGTACGGCTTGGAGAAGATCAACGAGGAGGTTCGGGATTGGGTTAATGGCTCAACAGGTCGGTTTTCACCGGATTATTGTCGGGGGGCGGACGGCCTCGTTTGGGTGAGGAAATTCTCGCGTGGAGATGAAAAGGAGTGTGATTGTTCGGCACTTGAGCATGTTTTGTCTACGGTGCCCGGTGTTAAGAGAATGGTGATGGGGCACACGATTCAGACTGTGGGGATTAACGGCGTTTGCGACGACAAGGCGATTCGGATCGACGTGGGTTTGTCGAAGGGGTGTGGGGACGGTTTGCCGGAGGTTTTGGAGATTAGTGGCAGTTCTGGGTTAAGGATATTAACGGGGAATCCGTTGTATCAGAATAAGGGCAATGTGGATGTTGGGAAGGAACAAGGGCTTGGGGAACACGGTGGACCTAGGCAAGTGGAAGTTAAGGCTTAA